From the Thermodesulfobacteriota bacterium genome, the window TAACATTATTGGAGAACCAGAGCGTAAAGACACTGCCGCTACGGTTTGTCTCGGCATGCTTATCGCCAAGAAACGCTTCGGTAATCCAATAATCGTTATTTTAACATCTGACCATTTGATCGAACCAATTGACCGATTTCAACAAGCACTACTTTCAGCAACGAAACGGGCAGATGAAACTGGAGCGCTTTACACATTCGGAATCAAACCAACCCATGCGGCCACCGGCTACGGATACTTGGAGGTTGGCAAAAATGTTGCCGGAGAAGACGAAATAGAACACTTCAAGGTTGTCTCCTTCAAGGAGAAACCTAATTCCTTACTGGCCAGTCAGTATTTGAAGTCCGGGAGGTATTTGTGGAATTCAGGGATGTTTGTATGTTCTGCTGATGTCCTTTACAAAGAATTCATGTTGAACATTCCTAAGCATTTGAGACATTTGACCAAGGCCGTTGAAAAGATGGATACGGACAAGTGGGAATATGAGCTGGAAAAGCAATTTGCTTTTCTAGACAAGATTTCCATCGATTATGCTGTAATGGAAAGAGCACAGGATATACGCTGTGTGGCAACTGATTTTTCTTGGAAAGATGTTGGAGGTTGGTTAGCAATCCAAGACTTTATTGCTCACGATGACAAT encodes:
- a CDS encoding mannose-1-phosphate guanylyltransferase, which translates into the protein MNSINKNLVVIIMAGGVGTRFWPLSTHMRPKQFIQLFDDRSLLQKSYDRVRGFVPNERVIVLTNRQFTPLVREQLPHIPEHNIIGEPERKDTAATVCLGMLIAKKRFGNPIIVILTSDHLIEPIDRFQQALLSATKRADETGALYTFGIKPTHAATGYGYLEVGKNVAGEDEIEHFKVVSFKEKPNSLLASQYLKSGRYLWNSGMFVCSADVLYKEFMLNIPKHLRHLTKAVEKMDTDKWEYELEKQFAFLDKISIDYAVMERAQDIRCVATDFSWKDVGGWLAIQDFIAHDDNANYFRGKVYSLDATRNLVFCDQAQETLALVGISDIVVVRAGEKTLVVTFPPFLYHSK